A section of the Festucalex cinctus isolate MCC-2025b chromosome 7, RoL_Fcin_1.0, whole genome shotgun sequence genome encodes:
- the rims2a gene encoding regulating synaptic membrane exocytosis protein 4 isoform X13, translating to MGRQGHDSSAPAAGMRIQRSQSKMSLSASFEALAVYFPCMNSFDEDDGEAGGKKLRSTIQRSTETGLAVEMRSRMTRQASRESTDGSMNSYSSEGNLIFPGVRLSSEAQFSDFLDGLGPAQLVGRQTLATPPMGDIQIGMVEKKGALEVEVIRARGLVGKPSSKALPAPYVKVYLLENGVCIAKKKTKVARKTLDPLYQQQLPFEESPGGKVLQVIVWGDYGRMDHKSFMGAVQILLDELDLSNMVIGWFKLFPPSSLVDPTLAPLTRRASQSSLDSFSRS from the exons ATGGGCAGGCAGGGGCACGATTCCTCCGCTCCGGCTGCTGGGATGCGTATCCAACGCTCCCAGAGCAAGATGAGCTTGTCTGCGTCGTTTGAAGCGCTGGCTGTCTACTTCCCCTGCATGAACTCCTTTGATGAAGACGACGGAG AAGCAGGGGGCAAGAAGTTGCGCAGCACCATCCAGAGGAGCACAGAGACGGGCCTGGCGGTGGAAATGAGGAGCAGGATGACTCGTCAGGCCAGCCGAGAATCCACAGACGGCAGCATGAACAGCTACAGCTCCGAGGGAAA CCTCATCTTCCCTGGTGTGAGGCTGTCCTCAGAAGCCCAGTTTAGTGACTTCCTGGACGGACTCGGACCCGCCCAGCTAGTCGGACGACAGACGTTGGCGACGCCGCCAATGG GCGACATCCAAATCGGCATGGTGGAGAAGAAAGGAGCACTGGAGGTGGAAGTCATACGAGCTCGTGGCCTTGTAGGGAAGCCAAGTTCCAAGGCACTGCCAG CACCATATGTTAAGGTCTATCTTTTGGAAAACGGAGTCTGCATagccaaaaagaaaacaaaagtagcaaGAAAAACCTTGGATCCTCTTTACCAGCAGCAACTGCCGTTTGAGGAGAGCCCCGGTGGGAAAGTTTTACAG GTGATTGTCTGGGGTGACTACGGGCGCATGGACCATAAATCTTTCATGGGAGCAGTTCAGATACTGTTAGACGAGCTGGACCTGTCCAACATGGTGATTGGCTGGTTCAAGCTGTTTCCTCCCTCCTCGCTGGTGGACCCGACTCTCGCCCCCCTGACAAGAAGAGCTTCCCAGTCCTCACTGGACAGTTTCTCACGGTCATAG
- the rims2a gene encoding regulating synaptic membrane exocytosis protein 4 isoform X14 codes for MGRQGHDSSAPAAGMRIQRSQSKMSLSASFEALAVYFPCMNSFDEDDGAGGKKLRSTIQRSTETGLAVEMRSRMTRQASRESTDGSMNSYSSEGNLIFPGVRLSSEAQFSDFLDGLGPAQLVGRQTLATPPMGDIQIGMVEKKGALEVEVIRARGLVGKPSSKALPAPYVKVYLLENGVCIAKKKTKVARKTLDPLYQQQLPFEESPGGKVLQVIVWGDYGRMDHKSFMGAVQILLDELDLSNMVIGWFKLFPPSSLVDPTLAPLTRRASQSSLDSFSRS; via the exons ATGGGCAGGCAGGGGCACGATTCCTCCGCTCCGGCTGCTGGGATGCGTATCCAACGCTCCCAGAGCAAGATGAGCTTGTCTGCGTCGTTTGAAGCGCTGGCTGTCTACTTCCCCTGCATGAACTCCTTTGATGAAGACGACGGAG CAGGGGGCAAGAAGTTGCGCAGCACCATCCAGAGGAGCACAGAGACGGGCCTGGCGGTGGAAATGAGGAGCAGGATGACTCGTCAGGCCAGCCGAGAATCCACAGACGGCAGCATGAACAGCTACAGCTCCGAGGGAAA CCTCATCTTCCCTGGTGTGAGGCTGTCCTCAGAAGCCCAGTTTAGTGACTTCCTGGACGGACTCGGACCCGCCCAGCTAGTCGGACGACAGACGTTGGCGACGCCGCCAATGG GCGACATCCAAATCGGCATGGTGGAGAAGAAAGGAGCACTGGAGGTGGAAGTCATACGAGCTCGTGGCCTTGTAGGGAAGCCAAGTTCCAAGGCACTGCCAG CACCATATGTTAAGGTCTATCTTTTGGAAAACGGAGTCTGCATagccaaaaagaaaacaaaagtagcaaGAAAAACCTTGGATCCTCTTTACCAGCAGCAACTGCCGTTTGAGGAGAGCCCCGGTGGGAAAGTTTTACAG GTGATTGTCTGGGGTGACTACGGGCGCATGGACCATAAATCTTTCATGGGAGCAGTTCAGATACTGTTAGACGAGCTGGACCTGTCCAACATGGTGATTGGCTGGTTCAAGCTGTTTCCTCCCTCCTCGCTGGTGGACCCGACTCTCGCCCCCCTGACAAGAAGAGCTTCCCAGTCCTCACTGGACAGTTTCTCACGGTCATAG